The proteins below are encoded in one region of Peribacillus muralis:
- a CDS encoding YitT family protein: MYSGEMKKIIIVVVGAFLNAIAMNFFLIPANVYASGFTGVAQLLSRMIGSFAPFNVSTGILLLLLNIPVTIIAWRKVGKSFTFYSFLSVALMSLFMEVIPITRWSPDILLNAVFGGVIAAVGVGITLKYGASTGGMDIIAMLLSRKKDKPVGTYLFLLNGVIIVTAGAVYGPEKALYTLVTLYTSTRVVDAIHTRHEKLTAMIITKKSEELKQAIHAQLVRGITRVPAKGAFTNENKEMLLIVITRYELYDLERIIKEVDPQAFTNIIETSGIVGTFRRE, from the coding sequence ATGTATAGTGGCGAAATGAAGAAAATCATCATAGTAGTGGTCGGGGCATTCTTGAATGCGATCGCGATGAACTTTTTTCTAATACCGGCAAATGTTTATGCAAGCGGATTTACGGGGGTGGCCCAGCTTTTATCACGTATGATAGGGTCCTTTGCTCCTTTTAATGTTTCGACCGGGATTTTATTGCTGTTATTGAATATTCCCGTAACGATCATCGCTTGGCGAAAAGTTGGGAAGTCTTTTACCTTTTATAGTTTTTTAAGCGTTGCTTTGATGTCACTTTTCATGGAAGTGATCCCCATTACACGATGGTCTCCAGACATATTACTGAATGCCGTGTTTGGAGGAGTCATAGCTGCAGTAGGTGTGGGAATCACTTTGAAGTACGGTGCTTCCACAGGTGGAATGGATATTATCGCCATGTTGTTGTCACGCAAGAAGGATAAACCTGTAGGCACTTATTTATTCCTGCTCAATGGTGTGATCATCGTAACGGCCGGAGCTGTGTACGGACCGGAAAAAGCTTTGTATACATTGGTTACCTTATATACATCGACCCGTGTTGTGGATGCAATACATACACGCCATGAAAAGCTTACAGCCATGATCATCACAAAGAAAAGCGAAGAACTTAAACAGGCAATCCACGCCCAGCTGGTTCGTGGGATTACAAGGGTTCCGGCCAAAGGTGCATTCACCAATGAAAACAAAGAAATGTTATTGATAGTCATTACAAGGTATGAACTTTATGACTTGGAACGAATCATCAAAGAAGTCGATCCGCAAGCCTTTACGAACATTATTGAAACTTCGGGAATCGTCGGCACATTCAGGAGGGAATAA
- a CDS encoding DUF3813 domain-containing protein, which produces MANKLFQKAREFVEEALHSEHEGDQHNTEEIAKNALSSAFANTTEAEKEQLREFQEELENHSK; this is translated from the coding sequence ATGGCAAACAAATTATTCCAAAAAGCTAGGGAATTTGTTGAAGAAGCCCTCCACTCTGAGCATGAGGGTGACCAGCACAATACTGAGGAAATTGCTAAAAATGCTCTTTCATCTGCCTTTGCCAACACGACGGAGGCCGAGAAAGAGCAACTGAGGGAATTCCAGGAAGAGCTGGAAAACCACTCGAAATAA
- a CDS encoding Cof-type HAD-IIB family hydrolase, with translation MAEKHLIVLDLDGTLLTDKKTISTRTKRTLLKLKEDGHEIMIATGRPFRSSELYYRELGLTTPIVNFNGAFVHHPLQTSWGVYHSPLDISVAKDIVEACDHFKYHNIIAEVRDDVYVHHHDQKLMDMFNVGNPTMKTGDLRNFLQDSPTSMLIHTDSDYVGQIRQHLSDVHAELVDHRRWAEPFHIIEIIKSGLSKAVGLKRVSNYLEIPQDRIIAFGDEDNDLEMLDYAGTGVAMGNAISPVKTVANMTTLTNEEDGIAIFLEEKFNLKSY, from the coding sequence ATGGCTGAAAAACATTTAATCGTTTTGGATCTTGATGGTACTTTACTTACAGATAAAAAAACCATTTCTACAAGGACTAAACGAACATTGCTCAAACTAAAAGAAGACGGACACGAGATTATGATCGCAACCGGTCGTCCGTTTCGTTCAAGCGAACTGTATTATCGCGAATTGGGCTTGACTACACCAATCGTCAACTTCAATGGAGCTTTCGTCCATCATCCATTACAGACAAGCTGGGGGGTGTACCACTCTCCGCTGGATATAAGTGTTGCAAAGGATATTGTCGAGGCTTGTGATCACTTTAAATACCATAACATCATCGCTGAAGTCCGTGATGACGTTTACGTCCATCATCATGATCAAAAGTTGATGGACATGTTCAATGTAGGTAATCCAACCATGAAAACCGGCGATTTACGCAATTTCCTTCAGGATTCCCCTACATCAATGCTCATTCATACAGATAGTGATTATGTTGGCCAGATTCGTCAGCATTTATCGGACGTTCATGCAGAATTGGTCGATCATCGCCGCTGGGCAGAGCCTTTCCATATAATCGAAATCATTAAAAGCGGATTGAGCAAGGCCGTAGGTCTAAAACGAGTTTCCAACTATTTGGAAATACCTCAAGATCGAATCATTGCATTCGGGGACGAAGACAACGATTTGGAAATGCTTGATTACGCAGGAACCGGCGTTGCTATGGGCAATGCCATATCACCTGTAAAAACCGTGGCAAATATGACGACATTGACGAATGAAGAAGATGGAATAGCTATCTTCCTTGAAGAAAAATTCAATTTAAAGTCCTATTGA
- a CDS encoding extracellular solute-binding protein — translation MKKLIFHLFMSIFLIMMASACEPTSDKENKIVKDDKKTVEEATDEAKPEKMFIWEEKGKAEALKPLIEGFEKKYGIDVEHEELEIDEEMHDRLRRDGPIGNGKTPDVVTFSHQKVGQLVKEGLIQEVKVKNDVLNSFNESSVRAEMYQDKVFGLPKSVNTSVLIYNKKMMPKAPETMNDLYKISKKLRKNNIYGYHAEWTRFHDAYGVMAGMGSYVFKDQKGNFDPSDIGLNDKHAIKAAAYIQKWYKADLIPEGDRDAIDKMFRQGDLASLSSDANSFTEKKDTGMAPLPELPNGKRMKSFLEVKGWHVTAFTKNPYWSTKLIEYLTNDEQAIQRYETTGDFPPNKAIRNNKLIKENERAQALSIQLQYAEPVPNIPEMNKVWRPMNSAMKRITMDKAKPKRALDEAVKAIKIE, via the coding sequence TTGAAAAAGCTGATTTTCCATTTGTTCATGTCCATATTCTTGATCATGATGGCAAGTGCTTGTGAGCCAACTTCAGATAAGGAAAATAAAATAGTTAAGGATGATAAGAAGACTGTGGAAGAAGCCACCGATGAAGCGAAACCGGAAAAAATGTTCATCTGGGAAGAAAAAGGTAAAGCGGAAGCTCTTAAGCCATTAATTGAAGGGTTTGAAAAAAAATATGGTATCGATGTTGAGCATGAAGAGCTGGAAATTGACGAAGAAATGCATGACCGCCTTCGTCGTGATGGGCCAATTGGAAACGGAAAAACCCCGGATGTCGTAACATTTTCTCATCAAAAAGTCGGCCAGCTCGTGAAGGAAGGCCTGATTCAGGAAGTGAAGGTGAAGAATGATGTATTGAATTCCTTCAATGAATCTTCGGTCAGGGCGGAGATGTATCAAGATAAGGTATTTGGTTTGCCGAAATCGGTGAACACCTCCGTTTTAATTTACAATAAAAAAATGATGCCTAAGGCTCCCGAAACGATGAATGACTTATATAAAATCTCGAAAAAATTAAGAAAGAACAACATCTATGGTTACCATGCCGAATGGACTCGTTTTCATGATGCATATGGCGTAATGGCTGGAATGGGAAGTTATGTATTTAAGGATCAAAAAGGCAATTTCGATCCTTCGGACATTGGTTTAAATGACAAGCATGCCATAAAAGCCGCTGCATACATTCAAAAATGGTATAAAGCAGATTTGATTCCAGAAGGTGATAGGGATGCGATCGATAAGATGTTTCGCCAAGGTGATTTGGCTTCATTATCAAGTGATGCTAACTCATTTACCGAGAAAAAAGATACAGGAATGGCGCCTTTGCCTGAATTGCCGAATGGTAAGCGGATGAAATCGTTCCTGGAAGTCAAGGGCTGGCATGTAACGGCATTCACAAAAAATCCTTACTGGTCCACAAAATTGATCGAGTATTTGACAAACGACGAACAGGCAATCCAACGCTATGAAACAACAGGTGATTTCCCTCCGAACAAAGCGATCAGGAATAATAAATTAATCAAAGAAAATGAAAGGGCACAAGCCTTAAGCATACAATTACAATACGCTGAACCTGTGCCGAATATTCCGGAAATGAATAAAGTATGGAGACCGATGAACTCAGCCATGAAAAGGATAACGATGGATAAGGCTAAACCGAAAAGGGCATTGGATGAAGCGGTGAAAGCGATAAAAATAGAATGA
- a CDS encoding alpha-amylase family glycosyl hydrolase, producing MRNGVLTLALIPLLLFYAIPVGAAEKEQRTWTDEIVYSLMVDRFFDGNTKNNGDANVNDPSAFNGGDFEGVTKKLNYLKDMGFTAIILSPVFANEDKGYHGDWVTDFYKTDQHYGSMKEFKKLVNEAHDLDMKVILDFQANNVGPHSSWVNDTDKQDWFHEEKEISNGGDQKLLETGWLDGLPDLNQDNEETREYLLDAAKWWITETDIDGYRLNKVQFVAKDFWKEFVDTVKSEKSNFYTIGDIQGDADMISSYKETGMDAFMAYPQNDELREAFSAPDKDLKPVFNGFEESESKFGGKAPQALFMDTQGMPRFTKDAADHNENPGSRWRMALSYLYTMPGVPIVFYGSEIALNGNVAPDNHKLMNFKTEQELVEYITKLSDLRDMHPALTKGDMELLYEKGGTSVFKRVYGEETMVVAMNNTSETQTIKITDKELDNNKELRGMLNGDLVRSKDNSYTIVIDRESTEVYTLSPKSIINIPYMFVIGLVLLIFGIFIALIMKRSKRNERK from the coding sequence ATGAGAAATGGAGTGTTAACACTCGCTTTAATTCCGTTGCTTCTTTTTTACGCCATTCCAGTAGGGGCAGCTGAAAAAGAACAACGAACTTGGACGGATGAAATCGTATATTCACTAATGGTTGACCGATTTTTCGATGGCAATACCAAGAATAATGGAGATGCTAATGTAAATGATCCTTCGGCGTTTAATGGCGGGGATTTTGAAGGTGTCACGAAGAAACTGAATTATTTAAAGGACATGGGTTTTACCGCTATCATCCTTTCACCAGTTTTCGCTAATGAAGATAAGGGCTACCATGGGGATTGGGTGACTGATTTTTATAAAACGGATCAACACTATGGGTCCATGAAAGAATTTAAGAAGCTCGTGAACGAAGCACATGATCTTGACATGAAAGTGATCCTTGATTTCCAGGCCAATAATGTGGGTCCTCATTCATCTTGGGTGAATGACACCGATAAACAAGATTGGTTTCATGAAGAAAAAGAAATCTCCAATGGTGGCGATCAAAAGCTATTGGAAACAGGGTGGCTTGACGGTCTTCCCGATTTGAATCAGGACAATGAGGAAACAAGGGAATATTTACTTGATGCTGCAAAATGGTGGATAACGGAAACTGATATTGATGGATACCGTTTAAATAAAGTTCAATTCGTGGCAAAAGATTTTTGGAAGGAATTTGTGGATACAGTCAAATCTGAAAAATCAAATTTCTATACGATCGGCGATATACAAGGTGATGCCGATATGATTTCAAGCTACAAGGAGACCGGCATGGATGCTTTTATGGCCTACCCACAAAATGATGAGTTAAGGGAAGCATTTTCTGCTCCCGACAAAGATTTGAAGCCGGTTTTTAATGGGTTCGAAGAGAGTGAATCGAAGTTCGGGGGTAAAGCTCCCCAAGCATTGTTCATGGATACGCAGGGGATGCCCCGTTTTACAAAGGATGCTGCCGATCATAATGAAAACCCAGGCTCCAGATGGAGAATGGCGTTGTCCTATCTTTATACGATGCCAGGAGTGCCAATCGTATTTTACGGCTCAGAAATTGCACTAAATGGAAATGTGGCCCCTGACAATCATAAATTGATGAATTTTAAGACAGAGCAGGAGTTGGTGGAATACATCACGAAGCTATCCGACCTCAGAGATATGCATCCTGCTTTGACAAAGGGCGATATGGAGCTTTTATATGAAAAAGGGGGGACCTCTGTATTCAAACGAGTTTATGGTGAAGAGACGATGGTCGTCGCCATGAACAATACGTCTGAAACCCAAACGATAAAAATTACAGATAAGGAACTTGATAACAATAAAGAACTGCGAGGCATGCTGAATGGCGATTTGGTCCGCAGCAAGGACAACAGCTACACGATTGTAATTGATAGGGAGTCAACGGAGGTCTACACACTGTCACCTAAGTCGATCATTAATATACCATACATGTTCGTTATCGGATTGGTTCTTCTCATTTTTGGTATATTCATTGCGTTGATCATGAAACGCTCAAAGAGGAACGAACGAAAATGA
- a CDS encoding MBL fold metallo-hydrolase produces MKNIVDPWFTVQQLDDMTFAISEYEHWEKVHSFLLIGTITAALIDTGLGIDSIKRITNQLTDLPIIVLTTHVHADHIGGHGEFDKIYVHADDADWLINGIEGLSLNQIRKDMSRDITIAWPVSFDPSTYTPYSGIPDGILADGDSIDLGNRSLSIYHTPGHSPGHISILDCDRGYLFTGDLLYSDTPIYAFYPSTNPVDLVKSLERIAKIKKVSNIFGSHNQLGLVSNIQEEVLKATQYLKDNDLIKHGTGIHTFKGFSVHF; encoded by the coding sequence ATGAAGAACATTGTCGATCCCTGGTTCACCGTTCAGCAATTGGACGACATGACTTTTGCGATAAGTGAATATGAACATTGGGAGAAGGTGCATTCATTTTTACTCATTGGCACGATCACGGCTGCATTGATTGATACCGGACTTGGCATCGATTCGATCAAGCGAATTACGAACCAGCTAACGGACCTGCCGATCATCGTATTGACCACACACGTGCATGCGGATCATATTGGCGGGCATGGGGAATTCGATAAGATTTATGTTCATGCCGATGATGCCGATTGGCTCATTAATGGCATAGAGGGCTTGTCCTTGAACCAAATAAGGAAAGACATGTCCAGGGATATAACAATAGCATGGCCTGTATCATTCGATCCTTCAACATATACCCCATATTCAGGAATCCCTGACGGAATCCTTGCGGATGGGGATTCGATCGACCTTGGAAATCGGAGTTTAAGCATCTATCATACCCCTGGCCATTCTCCTGGGCACATCTCCATATTGGATTGTGATAGAGGCTATTTATTTACAGGTGATTTGCTTTACTCGGATACTCCCATTTACGCATTTTATCCTTCGACAAATCCTGTAGATCTTGTGAAGTCATTAGAAAGAATCGCCAAAATCAAGAAAGTTTCCAATATATTTGGAAGTCATAACCAGCTGGGACTTGTATCAAATATCCAGGAGGAAGTGTTGAAAGCTACCCAATACCTAAAGGACAATGATTTGATCAAACATGGTACAGGCATACATACGTTTAAAGGCTTCAGTGTCCATTTCTAA
- a CDS encoding SDR family oxidoreductase produces the protein MANQNESKQGFPPQHQQHQPGLETKMKPNPESVKSSYKGSGKLKGKTAIITGGDSGIGKSVAIYYAKEGANVTVAYLDEHEDAKQTKELIEKEGQRCLLISGDIGDEDFCQDVVNKTVDEFGGLDILVNNAGEQHVQTSILDISAEQLEKTFRTNIFSMFHLTKAALKHLKKGSSIINTTSITAYQGNPKLIDYSSTKGAILAFTRALSNSISKDGIRVNGVAPGPIWTPLIPASFGEDDVAKFGQDTPMGRAGQPEELAPAYVYLASDDSSYVSGQVIHVNGGTVVNG, from the coding sequence TTGGCTAATCAAAACGAAAGCAAACAAGGATTCCCCCCCCAACATCAGCAACACCAACCTGGCTTGGAAACGAAGATGAAACCGAATCCAGAATCGGTCAAATCGTCATATAAAGGCAGTGGCAAATTGAAAGGCAAAACGGCAATCATCACGGGAGGTGACAGCGGAATCGGTAAATCAGTGGCCATCTACTATGCAAAAGAAGGAGCAAATGTAACAGTCGCTTACTTGGATGAACATGAGGATGCCAAACAAACAAAAGAATTGATAGAAAAAGAAGGCCAAAGATGCTTACTCATCTCTGGAGATATAGGTGATGAGGACTTCTGCCAGGATGTCGTCAATAAAACGGTAGATGAATTCGGTGGTTTGGATATTCTAGTGAACAATGCCGGGGAGCAGCATGTACAAACAAGTATCCTTGACATTTCTGCAGAACAGTTGGAAAAAACGTTCCGCACCAATATCTTTTCGATGTTCCACTTAACAAAGGCTGCATTAAAGCATCTAAAAAAAGGCAGCAGCATCATTAATACAACCTCTATCACCGCCTATCAGGGCAACCCTAAGCTAATCGATTACTCCTCTACAAAAGGTGCCATTTTAGCCTTTACAAGAGCTCTTTCAAACTCCATTTCAAAAGATGGCATCAGAGTGAACGGTGTTGCACCTGGTCCAATCTGGACTCCCCTGATTCCTGCCTCATTCGGTGAAGATGATGTTGCCAAATTTGGTCAGGATACGCCAATGGGGCGCGCAGGACAGCCCGAAGAGTTAGCACCAGCCTATGTCTATTTGGCCAGTGATGATTCATCCTATGTAAGCGGACAAGTCATTCATGTAAACGGCGGAACTGTGGTAAACGGGTAA
- a CDS encoding YajQ family cyclic di-GMP-binding protein, whose amino-acid sequence MAKENSFDIVSKVDFSEVTNAVTMAMKEIQTRYDFKGSVSSVSLEKEDLVLVSDDEYKLEQLKDVLISKLIKRDVPIKNLDYGKLEGASGGTVRQRAKLIQGIDKEQAKKINTIIKNSGLKVKSQIQEDQIRVTGKNRDDLQGIISAIRGADLSIDVQFLNYR is encoded by the coding sequence ATGGCAAAGGAAAATTCATTTGATATTGTATCCAAAGTAGACTTTTCAGAAGTAACGAATGCAGTGACAATGGCTATGAAGGAAATTCAGACACGCTATGATTTTAAAGGGAGTGTTAGCAGCGTCTCCCTAGAAAAGGAAGACCTCGTTTTAGTGTCTGACGATGAATATAAGCTTGAACAATTAAAGGATGTCCTTATCAGCAAATTGATTAAACGTGATGTACCCATCAAGAATTTGGACTATGGTAAATTAGAAGGTGCATCCGGCGGTACCGTTCGCCAAAGGGCCAAGCTCATTCAAGGTATCGATAAAGAACAAGCAAAAAAAATCAACACGATCATCAAAAATAGCGGCCTTAAGGTGAAAAGCCAAATTCAAGAAGACCAAATTCGTGTAACTGGGAAAAACAGGGATGATTTACAAGGGATTATTTCCGCAATCAGGGGCGCCGATCTCTCGATTGATGTACAATTCTTGAATTACCGCTAA
- a CDS encoding LacI family DNA-binding transcriptional regulator gives MAITIKDVAQLAKVAPSTVSRVIANNPRISEKTKVRVRKAMKKLGYHPNFIARSLANQSTKIIGLVLPSSSIEFYQNPFFPTILQGLSEGAQENHYSLLLSTGKTEDEIYNGVVNMVQGGMVDGIILMYSRLNDHILTYLRARGFPFVIIGKPYDFMEEITYVDNDNILAAEQATDYLIQLGHERIGFIGGDVTLVMTLDRLSGFEGALKRAGIIPRNEYILHEDFLHEGGQAAARRLLSIDEPPTALVVSDDLMALGVVQSLREMGIRTPEEMSIVSFNNVLFSELSLPALTSVDINIFDLGYQAAKGIIQMLQTGDAPAGAIIPHHFVERHSCRSIKEGAMVAMNY, from the coding sequence ATGGCCATCACGATAAAAGATGTGGCACAGCTAGCGAAGGTTGCACCTTCAACGGTATCCCGAGTAATCGCAAACAACCCTAGGATAAGTGAAAAAACAAAAGTACGGGTACGAAAGGCAATGAAAAAATTAGGCTACCATCCAAACTTCATTGCACGCAGCCTTGCTAATCAGTCAACGAAGATCATTGGCTTGGTCCTGCCAAGTTCATCTATTGAATTTTATCAAAATCCATTTTTTCCGACGATACTGCAAGGTTTGAGTGAGGGTGCTCAGGAAAACCACTATTCGTTATTGCTCAGTACGGGAAAAACAGAAGACGAAATCTACAATGGAGTCGTAAATATGGTGCAAGGGGGGATGGTTGACGGAATCATCTTAATGTATTCGAGGTTGAACGACCATATATTGACCTATTTAAGAGCGAGGGGCTTTCCTTTTGTCATCATTGGGAAACCATATGATTTTATGGAGGAGATAACGTATGTGGATAATGATAATATCCTCGCTGCGGAACAAGCAACGGATTATCTCATTCAACTTGGACATGAAAGGATCGGTTTCATCGGAGGAGATGTAACCCTTGTGATGACGCTAGATCGATTATCAGGGTTTGAAGGAGCGCTGAAAAGGGCAGGCATCATTCCACGGAATGAATATATCTTACATGAAGATTTTTTGCATGAAGGTGGACAAGCAGCGGCAAGGCGGCTGCTATCCATCGACGAGCCTCCAACTGCTTTGGTGGTCAGTGATGATCTTATGGCTCTTGGCGTCGTGCAGTCACTTCGGGAGATGGGGATTCGCACACCGGAGGAAATGTCCATTGTCAGCTTCAATAATGTGCTTTTCTCTGAATTATCGTTACCTGCCCTAACCTCAGTGGATATCAATATTTTCGATTTAGGCTATCAGGCGGCAAAGGGCATCATTCAGATGCTGCAAACTGGAGATGCTCCGGCTGGTGCCATCATTCCACATCATTTCGTGGAAAGGCACTCTTGCAGATCAATCAAGGAGGGCGCGATGGTAGCCATGAACTATTAA
- a CDS encoding glycoside hydrolase family 13 protein → MNETWWKEAVCYQIYPRSFMDSNGDGVGDLKGVISKLDYLQDLGIDVIWICPFYKSPNADNGYDISDYQAVSEEFGSMEDIALLLKNVHQRGMKVILDLVLNHTSDEHPWFIESRSSRDDPKRDWYIWRDGQDGREPNNWESIFSGSAWKFDEGTHQYYLHLFAEKQPDLNWKNADVRKALYKMVNWWLDKGIDGFRIDAITHIHKRDGLPDMPNPYWHQYVPAFEMHTNQDGILDYLQELKEETFSKYDIMTVGEANGVRIEQAEEWVGEPSGKFNMIFQFEHLGLWNRGQNQHVDVIGLKRTMTKWQKGLTDKGWNALFFENHDQPRSVSTWGNDHQYWLESAKMIGALYFFMQGTPFIYQGQEIGMTNVQFDSIDDYDDVGMKNFYRIETTKGRPHEEIMHIIWHSGRDNSRTPMQWSEQENGGFTNGTPWMRVNSNYRAINVEQQKNDPSSIYHFYKKMIQLRKKHQVLVYGEYDLLWEDHPELYIYTRSMNGDSVKIVCNFSTNHHQIDLSHWGEMELLLANYNDCSGGPIIDLRPYETRVYRY, encoded by the coding sequence ATGAATGAGACTTGGTGGAAGGAAGCCGTTTGTTATCAAATATACCCGCGCAGCTTCATGGATAGTAATGGTGATGGGGTGGGAGATTTAAAAGGAGTGATTTCCAAACTCGATTACCTGCAGGATTTAGGCATCGACGTTATTTGGATTTGCCCATTTTATAAGTCTCCCAATGCTGATAATGGCTATGACATCAGCGATTATCAGGCAGTTTCAGAGGAGTTCGGATCAATGGAAGATATTGCACTCTTATTGAAGAATGTCCATCAGCGTGGTATGAAGGTGATCCTCGATCTTGTGTTGAACCATACGAGTGATGAGCATCCTTGGTTCATTGAGTCACGGTCGTCCCGTGATGATCCTAAACGTGATTGGTATATATGGAGGGATGGACAGGACGGTCGCGAGCCGAATAATTGGGAAAGTATCTTTTCAGGAAGCGCCTGGAAGTTCGATGAAGGTACCCATCAATATTACTTACATCTCTTTGCCGAAAAGCAGCCAGACTTAAACTGGAAAAATGCTGATGTACGGAAGGCGCTCTATAAAATGGTCAATTGGTGGCTTGATAAGGGAATTGATGGTTTCCGGATAGATGCAATTACGCACATCCATAAGCGAGATGGTCTGCCGGATATGCCAAACCCTTATTGGCATCAGTATGTACCTGCGTTTGAAATGCATACGAATCAGGATGGGATCCTCGATTACTTGCAGGAGCTCAAGGAGGAAACGTTCTCTAAATATGACATCATGACGGTCGGAGAGGCCAATGGCGTCAGGATCGAGCAAGCGGAAGAGTGGGTTGGGGAACCGAGTGGGAAATTCAATATGATTTTTCAATTTGAACACCTTGGACTTTGGAATCGAGGACAAAATCAGCATGTGGATGTAATCGGGCTAAAACGTACCATGACCAAATGGCAAAAAGGACTTACGGACAAAGGCTGGAATGCTTTGTTTTTTGAAAACCATGATCAACCGAGAAGCGTATCGACATGGGGAAACGATCATCAATATTGGTTGGAGAGCGCAAAAATGATTGGAGCTCTGTATTTTTTCATGCAAGGGACCCCTTTCATTTATCAAGGTCAAGAAATAGGAATGACGAATGTTCAATTTGACTCGATAGATGATTATGATGATGTCGGAATGAAAAATTTCTATCGGATCGAGACAACCAAAGGGCGTCCGCATGAAGAAATCATGCACATCATATGGCATAGCGGCCGTGATAATTCAAGAACCCCGATGCAATGGAGTGAACAGGAAAATGGAGGGTTCACGAATGGAACGCCTTGGATGAGGGTTAATTCCAATTATCGGGCGATTAATGTAGAACAACAGAAAAATGACCCCTCATCCATTTACCATTTTTATAAAAAAATGATTCAGCTTAGAAAAAAACATCAGGTCCTTGTTTACGGAGAATATGATTTACTATGGGAAGATCACCCGGAGCTTTATATTTATACAAGAAGCATGAATGGTGATTCAGTCAAGATTGTCTGTAATTTCAGTACGAATCACCATCAAATCGATCTTTCGCATTGGGGTGAAATGGAGCTTTTGCTGGCTAACTATAATGATTGTTCAGGAGGGCCCATTATTGATTTACGACCATATGAAACGAGGGTTTACCGTTATTGA
- a CDS encoding DegV family protein produces MAITILADSACDLPLSFYKENNVSLIPLQVHLDGKNYEDLLTINSHEVYQAMIDGKAPKTSQASPEYLIELFRQFAKEQKQGIYIAFSSELSGTYQTAVMILNQVKEEYPDVDIEIVNTKCASMGVGLIVKKAAELAASGASKEEILADIDFRTRHMEHLFTVDNLEYLARGGRISKTSALVGGLLNIKPLLHVEDGKLVPLEKIRGKKKLIKRVIELMHERGKNLTTQTIAISHGDDEETALEWKEAIQNEFGTSDFMIHTIGSVIGAHAGPGTIALFFLNDTPEKS; encoded by the coding sequence ATGGCTATCACGATTCTTGCAGATAGTGCATGTGATTTGCCATTGTCTTTCTATAAGGAAAACAATGTATCCTTGATCCCCTTACAAGTTCATCTTGACGGGAAAAACTATGAAGATTTGCTTACCATTAATTCTCACGAAGTCTATCAGGCGATGATTGACGGGAAAGCGCCGAAAACATCGCAAGCTTCCCCAGAATACTTAATAGAACTTTTCAGGCAATTTGCCAAGGAGCAAAAACAAGGGATTTATATAGCTTTTTCCTCTGAGTTATCCGGAACCTACCAAACAGCTGTAATGATTCTTAATCAGGTGAAGGAAGAATACCCTGACGTCGATATTGAAATCGTCAACACGAAATGCGCTTCGATGGGTGTCGGCTTAATCGTTAAGAAAGCCGCGGAATTAGCAGCAAGCGGTGCTTCCAAAGAAGAAATTTTAGCTGATATCGACTTTCGTACCCGCCATATGGAGCATCTGTTCACGGTGGATAATCTAGAATATTTAGCACGTGGTGGCCGCATCTCCAAAACTTCTGCCCTTGTTGGCGGATTATTAAACATAAAACCGTTATTACACGTAGAAGATGGGAAGCTGGTCCCACTTGAAAAGATTCGCGGCAAAAAGAAATTGATTAAACGGGTCATTGAATTAATGCATGAAAGAGGCAAAAACTTAACAACTCAAACGATTGCCATCAGTCATGGCGATGACGAAGAAACGGCACTGGAGTGGAAAGAAGCCATCCAAAATGAATTCGGGACGAGTGATTTCATGATTCACACGATCGGCTCCGTCATCGGTGCACATGCAGGCCCTGGGACAATTGCCCTCTTCTTCTTAAACGATACCCCTGAGAAATCATAA
- a CDS encoding DUF3941 domain-containing protein: MSKTADNNKRPKDNQAINAEKNIAYQENLTAGKHSYSKKTDHK, translated from the coding sequence ATGTCCAAAACTGCGGACAACAATAAAAGACCGAAAGACAATCAGGCGATCAATGCCGAAAAAAACATCGCTTACCAGGAAAACCTTACAGCAGGTAAACACTCCTATTCGAAAAAAACGGACCATAAATGA